The Gillisia sp. Hel_I_86 genome has a segment encoding these proteins:
- the dnaA gene encoding chromosomal replication initiator protein DnaA, producing MSKTAQSVWNSCLAFIKDNITPQAYKTWFEPIQAVKLTDCALSIQVPSKFFYEWLEEHYVKLLKVSLTKELGDKAKLVYVIKMENTYGNKIPFTEKIPSTQRSQMVSQEVNVPIKNKNPELRNPFIIPGIRNVKIESQLNPNYSFENFLEGDSNRLARSAGLAVSNKPGGTSFNPLLVFGGVGLGKTHLSHAIGVDIKDKYPEKTVLYISAEKFTQQYIESVKKNNRNDFIHFYQIIDVLIVDDIQLLSGKAGTQDVFFHIFNHLHQNGKQVILTSDKAPVDMQDIEQRLLSRFKWGLSAELQHPDFETRVSIIKNKLYRDGVEMPEDIIEFLANNIKTNIRELEGAIISLIAHSSFNKKDITLELATKIVDNYVKNTKREVSIDYIQKIVSDYFQMDVETLQSKTRKRHIVQARQLAMFFAKKLTKASLASIGSQIGKRDHATVLHACKTVDNLAATDKQFKKFVEDLNKKLTL from the coding sequence ATGTCAAAAACTGCGCAATCAGTTTGGAATAGCTGTCTAGCTTTTATCAAAGATAACATCACTCCCCAAGCTTATAAAACTTGGTTTGAACCTATACAGGCAGTAAAACTTACAGATTGTGCCTTGAGCATACAAGTACCCTCTAAGTTCTTTTACGAATGGCTGGAAGAGCATTACGTAAAACTTCTAAAGGTTTCATTGACCAAAGAATTAGGTGACAAAGCGAAACTGGTATACGTTATTAAAATGGAAAACACCTATGGAAACAAAATCCCGTTTACCGAAAAAATTCCTAGCACACAACGAAGCCAAATGGTTTCACAAGAAGTAAACGTACCCATTAAAAATAAAAATCCCGAGCTTAGAAATCCCTTTATTATTCCAGGGATTAGAAATGTTAAGATCGAATCCCAGCTTAATCCAAACTATAGTTTCGAAAATTTTCTTGAAGGCGATTCCAACAGGCTTGCCCGTTCTGCAGGTTTAGCGGTATCCAACAAACCGGGAGGCACTTCTTTTAACCCTTTATTGGTCTTTGGAGGCGTAGGGCTTGGAAAAACCCATTTATCGCATGCTATTGGGGTGGACATCAAGGACAAATATCCAGAAAAGACGGTCTTATATATCTCTGCGGAAAAATTCACGCAACAATATATAGAGTCTGTTAAAAAGAACAACAGAAACGATTTTATTCATTTCTATCAGATAATAGATGTGTTGATTGTAGATGATATTCAGTTATTATCCGGTAAAGCGGGAACGCAAGATGTGTTCTTTCATATTTTCAACCACCTTCACCAAAACGGAAAACAGGTTATTTTAACCAGTGATAAGGCACCTGTAGATATGCAAGATATCGAACAACGCTTATTATCCCGTTTTAAATGGGGACTTTCAGCAGAACTGCAACATCCAGACTTTGAGACCCGGGTTTCCATAATCAAAAATAAATTGTATCGGGACGGTGTGGAAATGCCAGAAGATATTATTGAATTCCTAGCCAACAATATAAAAACGAATATTAGGGAACTGGAAGGAGCTATTATTTCACTTATCGCCCACTCCTCTTTCAATAAAAAGGATATTACTCTGGAATTGGCTACAAAAATTGTAGATAATTACGTTAAGAACACCAAGCGGGAAGTATCTATAGATTATATCCAGAAGATCGTTAGCGATTACTTCCAAATGGATGTAGAAACACTTCAGTCCAAAACCAGAAAAAGGCATATCGTGCAAGCAAGACAACTTGCCATGTTCTTTGCCAAAAAGTTAACAAAGGCATCCCTAGCGAGTATCGGAAGCCAGATTGGCAAAAGAGATCACGCCACAGTACTTCATGCCTGTAAAACGGTGGACAATTTAGCTGCTACAGATAAGCAATTCAAGAAGTTTGTGGAAGACCTAAACAAAAAACTTACCCTATAA
- a CDS encoding low molecular weight protein-tyrosine-phosphatase, with product MKTNVLMVCLGNICRSPLAEGILKSKTDPKKIYVDSAGTGDYHVGDPPDPRSIAIAKSHKLDITSQRGRQFSAQDFDHFDQIYVMDTFNYADVIALARNEDDKKKVKLILDEIFPGENVDVPDPYQGVAEGFKNVYKMLDEACEIIASKLKEKHPHE from the coding sequence ATGAAAACCAACGTTTTAATGGTATGTCTCGGGAATATCTGTAGATCGCCACTAGCCGAAGGGATTCTAAAGTCCAAAACAGACCCTAAAAAAATCTATGTAGATTCTGCCGGTACGGGAGATTATCACGTAGGAGATCCGCCAGATCCCCGTTCTATTGCCATAGCAAAAAGTCACAAATTAGATATCACCTCGCAAAGGGGGAGACAATTTAGTGCTCAGGATTTCGACCATTTTGACCAAATCTATGTTATGGATACGTTTAATTATGCCGATGTGATTGCATTGGCTAGAAATGAAGACGACAAAAAGAAAGTGAAGCTTATTTTGGATGAAATATTTCCCGGTGAAAATGTTGATGTTCCAGATCCTTATCAGGGTGTAGCTGAAGGATTTAAAAACGTATACAAAATGCTGGATGAGGCCTGCGAGATCATCGCCAGCAAATTGAAGGAGAAGCACCCGCACGAATAA
- a CDS encoding SAM-dependent methyltransferase: MSNSIFQFSGKLYLIPTTLGTSKISDVLPVSIGSIIEKIDNYIVENEKTARRSIKQVLPEKSQASLKLNTLNKFTDVSVLSTFLNPCKEGIDVGLLSEAGCPGVADPGAEIVKLAHEMGIQVVPLVGPSSILLAMMGSGMNGQRFTFNGYLPIDKKERKHELKTLERISSERNQAQLFIETPYRNNQLVEDLVQILNPATKLCIACDLTLASEYIITKSILEWSKTKVDLHKRPTIFIIQKDI; this comes from the coding sequence ATGAGCAATTCCATTTTTCAGTTCTCAGGAAAATTATATTTAATACCAACCACCTTAGGAACATCGAAAATTTCTGATGTTTTGCCAGTTTCTATAGGAAGTATTATCGAAAAAATAGATAATTACATTGTTGAGAACGAAAAGACAGCTCGAAGATCCATAAAACAAGTACTTCCCGAAAAATCACAAGCTTCCTTAAAGCTAAATACCTTAAATAAATTTACCGATGTTTCTGTTTTATCCACATTTTTAAATCCTTGTAAAGAGGGAATCGATGTTGGTTTACTCAGTGAAGCTGGTTGCCCAGGGGTTGCAGATCCAGGTGCTGAAATTGTAAAGCTGGCGCATGAAATGGGAATTCAGGTAGTTCCTTTAGTTGGTCCCTCCTCTATTCTTCTCGCTATGATGGGCAGCGGAATGAACGGACAGCGCTTTACCTTTAACGGCTATTTGCCCATAGACAAAAAAGAGCGGAAACACGAATTAAAAACCTTGGAAAGAATTTCTTCAGAAAGAAATCAGGCACAGCTTTTTATAGAAACCCCTTATAGAAACAATCAGTTGGTTGAAGATTTGGTGCAGATCTTAAATCCTGCCACGAAGCTCTGTATTGCATGCGATTTAACCTTGGCATCGGAATATATAATCACAAAATCTATTCTGGAATGGTCCAAAACAAAAGTAGACCTTCATAAAAGGCCTACCATTTTTATAATTCAAAAAGATATTTAA
- a CDS encoding peptidoglycan-binding protein LysM, translating into MKKKVAKFSILPILSGALFFSFSTKEAANLEGYATSSLELLEYTVPNTEEMPEASLEVLKATPKLGKSYIGFKEALGFKESRGNYKIINQYGYMGKYQFGKGTLKLIGVYDTQLFLDSPALQEAAFYANASRNKWILKRDIKRFVGKRINGILITESGILAAAHLAGPGSVKKYLRSWGATAFSDAFGTTIGYYMKKFSGYDTSFVQPERKAKAIIAIS; encoded by the coding sequence ATGAAAAAGAAAGTTGCAAAATTTTCAATTCTACCTATTTTATCAGGTGCTTTATTTTTTAGTTTCTCTACAAAAGAAGCTGCAAATTTAGAAGGATATGCCACCTCTTCCCTTGAACTATTAGAATACACAGTTCCCAATACAGAGGAAATGCCGGAAGCAAGCCTTGAGGTTCTAAAGGCTACACCTAAGCTGGGGAAATCTTATATTGGTTTTAAAGAAGCTCTGGGTTTTAAAGAATCCCGCGGTAATTATAAAATCATTAACCAATATGGGTATATGGGCAAATACCAATTTGGAAAAGGTACCCTAAAACTGATTGGAGTGTATGACACTCAATTATTTTTGGATTCACCAGCCTTGCAGGAAGCGGCATTTTATGCAAACGCATCCAGAAACAAGTGGATCTTAAAGAGGGATATTAAGAGGTTTGTTGGTAAGCGAATAAATGGAATTCTTATTACGGAATCTGGAATATTGGCTGCAGCGCATCTTGCAGGCCCTGGAAGTGTAAAAAAATATCTTAGAAGTTGGGGAGCAACTGCTTTTAGCGATGCTTTTGGAACTACTATTGGTTATTACATGAAAAAGTTTTCGGGATATGATACTTCTTTTGTTCAACCAGAAAGAAAAGCAAAAGCAATTATAGCTATTTCTTAA
- the mltG gene encoding endolytic transglycosylase MltG, with the protein MYIKKILWIIALLGLVALGIFSYSVYNSIFSPNTKFQSNTATVYIPTGATYQTAIDSLRPLLDDLSSFDAVAQKKGYAANVKAGKYILKKGMNNNDLVNVLRSQNTPVSVVFNNQERLEELAGRIAVQIEADSISLLKTMQDEAFLSANNLNKEEALGLYIPNKYEFFWNTSAEGFRERMLTEYKRFWDQGRLDKAKEIGLTPNQVTVVASIVQKETAKVDERPKVAGVYMNRFNNGWKLEADPTVIYAIKEKSRNFDTVIKRVLYKDLKLESPYNTYMNITLPPGPIAMPDISSIDAVLNYGKHKYFYFVADVENFGYHKFAENLAQHNRNKQAYVRWINAQGVNR; encoded by the coding sequence ATGTATATTAAAAAAATTCTTTGGATTATTGCCCTTCTTGGGCTTGTAGCATTAGGGATCTTCAGTTATTCTGTCTATAATTCAATTTTCTCACCGAACACTAAATTCCAAAGTAATACAGCAACAGTCTATATTCCAACAGGAGCCACATACCAAACTGCAATAGATAGTTTGCGACCGTTGCTTGATGATTTGTCTTCTTTTGATGCTGTGGCGCAAAAAAAGGGATACGCTGCAAACGTAAAGGCAGGAAAATATATTTTGAAAAAGGGCATGAACAACAATGATCTTGTGAATGTACTTCGAAGTCAGAATACTCCGGTATCGGTGGTGTTCAATAATCAAGAAAGATTGGAAGAACTTGCAGGAAGAATTGCGGTGCAAATTGAAGCAGATAGTATTTCCTTATTAAAAACCATGCAAGATGAAGCTTTTTTAAGTGCCAATAATTTAAATAAGGAAGAGGCATTGGGCCTATATATCCCCAATAAATATGAGTTTTTTTGGAATACGTCGGCAGAAGGTTTTAGAGAAAGGATGCTAACAGAATACAAAAGGTTTTGGGACCAGGGCAGGTTGGATAAAGCGAAAGAAATAGGGCTAACGCCGAATCAAGTTACCGTTGTGGCTTCCATTGTCCAAAAAGAGACTGCGAAGGTAGATGAGCGCCCAAAGGTTGCTGGTGTATATATGAATAGGTTTAATAATGGTTGGAAATTGGAGGCAGATCCAACAGTGATCTATGCTATAAAGGAAAAATCCAGAAATTTTGATACGGTTATAAAAAGGGTGCTTTACAAAGACCTTAAGTTGGAATCACCTTATAACACCTATATGAATATAACCCTACCTCCGGGTCCTATTGCAATGCCCGATATTTCTTCTATAGATGCAGTTCTAAATTATGGAAAGCATAAATATTTCTATTTCGTGGCCGATGTGGAAAATTTCGGATATCATAAATTTGCTGAAAATTTGGCTCAACACAATAGAAATAAGCAAGCGTATGTGCGATGGATCAATGCGCAAGGGGTGAATAGATAG
- a CDS encoding GNAT family N-acetyltransferase, which produces MLTLKGDKVYLRALEPEDLDFILEVENSEDFWEISATRVPYSRFLIKKYLQNSHRDIFEVKQLRLMICKQDNTPIGLIDVFDLEPKDRRAALGILIVDDENRGKGYGVEVLKLTSNYCFTHLGLHQLYANVIADNLASIKLFEKCDFKSVGTKKDWVLVNGKFKDEILYQLINNVY; this is translated from the coding sequence ATGTTAACTTTAAAAGGAGATAAAGTATATTTAAGGGCATTGGAGCCCGAAGACCTGGATTTTATTCTGGAGGTGGAAAACTCGGAAGATTTTTGGGAGATAAGCGCCACCAGGGTACCATATTCCCGCTTTTTGATAAAGAAATACCTACAAAATTCCCATCGGGATATTTTTGAGGTAAAACAGTTGCGTTTAATGATCTGTAAGCAGGATAACACCCCCATAGGCTTAATAGATGTGTTTGACCTGGAACCCAAAGATCGTAGGGCTGCATTGGGCATCCTAATTGTAGATGATGAAAACCGAGGGAAGGGCTATGGTGTGGAAGTACTAAAACTAACCAGCAATTATTGTTTTACCCACTTAGGTTTGCATCAGTTATATGCAAATGTTATTGCAGATAATTTGGCCAGTATCAAGTTGTTCGAAAAATGTGATTTTAAATCTGTGGGGACTAAAAAAGACTGGGTTTTAGTAAACGGAAAATTTAAGGACGAAATTCTTTACCAATTAATAAATAATGTATATTAA
- the dapF gene encoding diaminopimelate epimerase has translation MNIPFYKFHGTGNDFIMVDNRNDVFPKNNTNLVHDLCHRRFGIGADGLILLENPEGTSEDFKMVYYNADGNQSSMCGNGGRCIVAFAKLLGIINEKATFNAIDGLHEAIINGNIVSLKMQDVLAKGINEDELFLDTGSPHHILFSEQVGDVNVKRDGAFIRYSEKYESCGGTNVNFVQRKDEDTFLVRTYERGVEDETYSCGTGVTAVAIAVNAIGKTQATTINLETPGGKLQVSFNNNNETYQNIWLTGPTTKVFKGEFEC, from the coding sequence ATGAACATCCCTTTTTATAAATTCCACGGTACAGGAAACGATTTTATAATGGTTGATAACCGCAATGATGTATTCCCCAAAAACAATACCAATCTTGTGCATGATCTATGTCATCGTAGATTTGGAATAGGAGCAGATGGTTTGATTCTTTTGGAAAACCCCGAAGGGACCTCGGAAGATTTTAAGATGGTCTATTACAATGCTGATGGCAACCAAAGTAGTATGTGCGGAAATGGAGGAAGATGTATAGTAGCGTTTGCAAAACTTCTTGGTATTATTAATGAAAAAGCGACTTTTAACGCTATAGATGGTCTGCATGAGGCAATTATAAATGGAAATATTGTGAGTTTGAAAATGCAAGATGTATTGGCGAAAGGGATAAATGAAGATGAATTGTTTTTAGATACCGGCTCTCCGCATCATATTTTATTTTCAGAACAAGTGGGGGATGTGAATGTTAAAAGAGATGGAGCATTCATTAGGTATTCAGAAAAATATGAATCTTGTGGAGGAACAAATGTAAATTTTGTTCAGAGAAAGGATGAGGATACTTTTTTGGTGAGAACGTATGAAAGAGGCGTGGAGGATGAAACCTATTCCTGTGGGACGGGAGTTACTGCGGTGGCCATCGCTGTTAATGCAATAGGAAAAACCCAAGCTACTACTATAAATTTGGAAACACCAGGGGGGAAGCTTCAAGTGTCTTTTAATAATAACAATGAAACCTATCAGAATATCTGGCTTACCGGCCCAACTACAAAAGTTTTTAAAGGAGAGTTTGAATGTTAA